One window from the genome of Ciconia boyciana chromosome 8, ASM3463844v1, whole genome shotgun sequence encodes:
- the FES gene encoding tyrosine-protein kinase Fes/Fps isoform X2: MVSTGFPVPPQEPELHQDQTAPAPAPGGRQRQPHGGDLTAHDSELRLLELMKKWMSQRAKSDREYAGMLHHMFSQLEKQESSGLLRAGDHGGQIGESWWVLANRTEALSQILRRHAEELAAGPLAKLSLLIRDKQQLRKAFSEQWQQLSQEYTRTTQQEMEKLKAQYRSLARDSAQAKRKYQEASKDKERDKAKEKYVRSLWKLYALHNQYVLAVQAATLHHQHHYQRALPSLHQSLYSLQQEMVLVLKAILREYYSISSLVQEDVLAVHQEIASAIQAIDPATEYSSFIQSHRYCSEVPPAVSFDESLLEETESLAPGQLQLNELTVESVQHSLTSVEEELAATTEAVSSKEQRVRELQAEIQGEEQGRSPGERVHLLGKRQGLQEAQQQLEGCLCARAKLQAQRDLLAGKLAELGTGEPLPALPLQEDQQSVSSVEQERSGATALETLKNHISGIFSPKYLLPPPVPLIPEVQKPLCQQVWYHGAIPRSEVQELLSCSGDFLVRESQGKQEYVLSVLWDGQPRHFIIQAADNMYRLEGEGFPTIPLLIEHLLQSQQPITRKSGIVLARAVPKDKWVLNHEDVLLGDRIGRGNFGEVFSGRLRADNTPVAVKSCRETLPPELKAKFLQEARILKQYNHPNIVRLIGVCTQKQPIYIVMELVQGGDFLSFLRSEGPHLRVKELIKMTENAAAGMEYLESKHCIHRDLAARNCLVTEKNILKISDFGMSREEEDGVYASTGGMKQIPVKWTAPEALNYGRYTSESDVWSFGILLWEAFSLGAIPYTNLSNQQTREAVEQGVRLDPPEQCPEEVYRLMQRCWEYDPRKRPSFGTIHQDLIAIRKRHR, encoded by the exons ATGGTCAGCACTGGGTTTCCTGTTCCTCCCCAGGAGCCGGAGCTGCACCAGGACCAGACTgcgccggccccagccccgggaggACGCCAgcgccagccccacggcggggaCCTCACGGCACAC GACAGCGAGCTGCGCCTCCTGGAGCTGATGAAGAAGTGGATGTCGCAGCGCGCCAAGAGCGACCGGGAGTACGCGGGGATGCTCCACCACATGTTCTCCcagctggagaagcaggagagCAGCGGGCTGCTCCGCGCCGGCGACCACGGCGGCCAGATCGGGGAG TCCTGGTGGGTGCTGGCGAACCGGACGGAGGCACTGAGCCAGATCCTGCGGCGGCACGCGGAGGAGCTGGCAGCGGGGCCGCTGGCCAAGCTGAGCCTGCTCATCCGCGACAAGCAGCAGCTCCGCAAGGCCTTCAGcgagcagtggcagcagctcagccaggaGTACACCCGG ACAACgcagcaggagatggagaagCTGAAGGCGCAGTACCGTAGCCTGGCGCGCGACAGTGCCCAGGCCAAGCGCAAGTACCAGGAGGCCAGCAAAG ACAAGGAGCGAGACAAGGCGAAGGAGAAGTACGTGCGCAGCCTCTGGAAGCTCTATGCCCTGCACAACCAGTACGTGCTGGCCGTGCAGGCGGCCACGCTCCACCACCAACACCACTACCAGCGGGCGCTGCCCAGCCTCCACCAGTCCCTCtacagcctgcagcaggagatGGTCCTTGTCCT GAAGGCGATCCTCAGGGAGTACTACAGCATCAGCAGCCTGGTGCAGGAGGATGTGCTGGCCGTGCACCAGGAGATTGCCAGTGCCATCCAGGCCATCGACCCGGCCACCGAATACAGCAGCTTCATCCAGAGCCACAG GTACTGCTCTGAGGTGCCGCCAGCCGTGTCCTTTGACGAGAGCTTGCTGGAGGAGACGGAGAGCCTGGCGCCggggcagctgcagctgaacGAACTGACCGTCGAGAGCGTCCAGCACTC CCTGACGTCGGTCGAGGAGGAGCTGGCGGCCACCACGGAGGCCGTGAGCAGCAAGGAGCAGCGGGTGCGGGAGCTGCAGGCGGAGATCCAGGGCGAGGAGCAGGGCCGGAGCCCCGGGGAGCG GGTGCACTTGCTGGGCAAgcggcaggggctgcaggaggcgCAGCAGCAGCTCGAGGGCTGCCTCTGCGCCCGGGCCAAGCTGCAGGCGCAGCGGGACCTGCTGGCCGggaagctggcagagctgggcaccggggagcccctgcccgccctgcctcTGCAGGAGGACCAGCAGTCGGTCTCCTCCGTG GAGCAGGAGCGGAGCGGGGCCACCGCGCTGGAGACCCTCAAGAACCACATCTCGGGCATCTTCAGCCCCAAGTACTTG CTGCCGCCCCCCGTGCCCCTGATCCCGGAGGTGCAGAAGCCGCTGTGCCAGCAGGTCTGGTACCACGGGGCCATCCCGCGCTCGGaggtgcaggagctgctgagctgcagcgGGGACTTCCTGGTGCGAGAGAGCCAGGGCAAGCAGGAGTACGTGCTCAGCGTGCTGTGGGACGGGCAGCCCCGGCACTTCATCATCCAGGCTGCCGAC AACATGTACCGGCTGGAGGGGGAAGGCTTCCCCACCATCCCACTGCTCATTGAGCAcctcctgcagagccagcagcccaTCACCCGGAAGAGCGGGATCGTCCTGGCCCGGGCTGTGCCCAAG GACAAATGGGTGCTCAACCACGAAGATGTGCTGCTGGGAGACCGCATCGGCCGG GGTAACTTTGGGGAGGTGTTCAGCGGCCGCCTGCGCGCTGACAACACCCCCGTGGCCGTGAAATCCTGCCGAGAAACCCTCCCGCCCGAGCTCAAGGCCAAGTTTCTGCAGGAAGCCAG GATCCTCAAGCAGTACAACCACCCAAACATCGTCCGGCTCATTGGTGTCTGCACCCAGAAGCAGCCCATTTACATCGTCATGGAGCTTGTGCAGG GGGGGGACTTCCTGAGCTTCCTGCGCAGCGAGGGGCCCCACCTGCGGGTGAAGGAGCTGATCAAGATGACGGAGAATGCTGCTGCCGGCATGGAGTACCTGGAGAGCAAGCACTGCATCCATAG GGACCTGGCCGCTCGCAACTGCCTGGTGACAGAGAAGAACATCCTGAAGATCAGTGACTTCGGGATGtcgcgggaggaggaggatggtgtCTACGCCTCCACGGGGGGGATGAAGCAGATCCCCGTCAAGTGGACCGCCCCCGAAGCACTCAATTATG gccGATACACCTCCGAGAGTGATGTCTGGAGCTTCGGGATCCTGCTGTGGGAAGCCTTCAGCCTGGGCGCCATCCCCTACACCAACCTCAGCAACCAGCAGACGCGAGAGGCGGTGGAGCAGG GCGTGCGGCTGGACCCCCCTGAGCAGTGCCCCGAGGAGGTGTACCGGCTGATGCAGCGGTGCTGGGAGTACGACCCCCGCAAGCGGCCCAGCTTCGGCACCATCCACCAGGACCTCATCGCCATCCGCAAGAGGCACCGGTGA
- the FURIN gene encoding furin isoform X1: MDLRPCSLLLLWTLVVALALLAQEVLAQRIYTNTWAVLVPAGPQEADRLARKHGFLNLGPIFGDYYHFRHSGVVKRSLSPHQPWHSRLAREPQVQWLEQQVAKRRTKRDIFMEPTDPKFPQQWYLYNTNQRDLNVRQAWEQGYTGKGIVVSILDDGIEKNHPDLEGNYDPGASFDVNDQDPDPQPRYTQMNDNRHGTRCAGEVAAVANNGICGVGVAYNARIGGVRMLDGEVTDAVEAHSLGLNPNHIHIYSASWGPEDDGKTVDGPARLAEEAFFRGVSQGRGGLGSIFVWASGNGGREHDSCNCDGYTNSIYTLSISSTTQYGNVPWYSEACSSTLATTYSSGNQNEKQIVTTDLRQKCTESHTGTSASAPLAAGIIALALEANKNLTWRDMQHLVVQTSKPAHLNANDWVTNGVGRKVSHSYGYGLLDAGAMVSLAKNWTTVGPQRKCVIDVLTEPKDIGKHVEVRRKVDACLGKANYISRLEHVQARLTLSYNRRGDLAIHLVSPMGTRSTLLAARPHDFSADGFNDWAFMTTHSWDEDPSGEWVLEIENTSDANNYGTLTKFTLVLYGTATDSPSLSNQLESSGCKTLTPSQTCVVCEEGYYLHQKSCLKRCPPGFAPGIQNTHYTLENSVEPIAPHLCLPCHPSCATCTGPGPNQCLTCPAHSHFSSLDFSCSHQTQSSRASPALATSEGLAEAPPPANLPILIASLSCVLIVVIFVTIFLVLQARSGFSLRGVKVYALDSGIISYKGLPSDIWQEEGPSESDGEEYEAHSERTAFIRDQSAL; encoded by the exons ATCTTCGGTGACTATTACCACTTTCGGCACAGCGGCGTGGTGAAGCGTTCCCTCTCGCCCcaccagccctggcacagccgTTTGGCCAGGGAACCGCAG gtgcagtggctggagcagcaggtGGCAAAGCGCAGGACCAAGCGAGACATTTTCATGGAGCCCACGGACCCCAAGTTCCCACAGCAGTGGTACCTG TACAACACGAACCAGCGGGACCTGAATGTGCGTCAGGCCTGGGAGCAGGGCTACACGGGCAAGGGCATTGTGGTTTCCATCCTGGATGATGGCATCGAGAAGAACCACCCAGACCTGGAGGGCAACTAC GACCCAGGGGCGAGCTTTGATGTCAACGACCAGGACCCAGACCCGCAGCCCCGTTACACGCAGATGAACGACAACAG ACACGGCACGCGCTGTGCTGGGGAAGTCGCTGCCGTGGCAAACAACGGGATCTGCGGCGTCGGCGTGGCTTACAACGCCAGGATCGGAG GCGTGCGCATGCTGGATGGGGAGGTGACTGATGCTGTGGAGGCCCATTCCCTAGGCCTCAATCCCAACCACATCCACATCTACAGTGCCAGCTGGGGCCCCGAGGACGACGGCAAGACTGTggacggcccggcccggctggCAGAGGAGGCTTTCTTCCGAGGGGTCAGCCAG GGCCGAGGGGGGCTGGGCTCCATCTTCGTCTGGGCGTCCGGGAACGGGGGCCGCGAGCACGACAGCTGCAACTGTGACGGTTACACCAACAGCATCTACACGCTGTCCATCAGCAGCACCACGCAGTACGGTAACGTGCCCTGGTACAGCGAGGCCTGCTCCTCCACCCTCGCCACCACCTACAGCAGCGGCAACCAGAACGAGAAGCAGATA GTGACGACTGACCTCAGACAGAAATGCACCGAGTCGCACACGGGGACGTCGGCCTCGGCGCCCCTGGCCGCTGGCATCATCGCCCTCGCCCTGGAAGCCAA CAAGAACCTGACCTGGCGGGACATGCAGCACCTGGTGGTGCAGACGTCGAAGCCGGCTCACCTCAACGCCAACGACTGGGTCACCAACGGTGTTGGCCGTAAAG TCAGCCACTCCTATGGCTACGGCCTGCTGGACGCTGGGGCCATGGTGAGCCTGGCCAAGAACTGGACCACGGTGGGACCTCAGAGGAAGTGCGTCATCGATGTCCTCACGGAGCCGAA GGACATCGGGAAGCACGTGGAGGTGCGGCGGAAGGTGGACGCCTGCCTGGGGAAGGCCAACTACATCAGCCGGCTGGAGCACGTGCAGGCCAGGCTGACGCTGTCCTACAACCGGCGAGGGGACTTGGCCATCCACCTCGTCAGTCCCATGGGCACCCGCTCCACCCTCCTGGCCGCCAG GCCCCACGACTTCTCGGCCGACGGCTTCAACGACTGGGCCTTCATGACAACGCACTCGTGGGACGAGGACCCCTCCGGGGAATGGGTGCTGGAGATTGAGAACACCAGCGATGCCAACAACTACG GCACGCTGACCAAGTTCACGCTCGTGCTGTACGGGACGGCCACCGActcccccagcctctccaaCCAGCTGGAGAGCAGCGGCTGCAAGACCCTGACCCCCAGCCAGACCTGCGTGG TCTGCGAGGAGGGGTACTACCTGCACCAGAAGAGCTGCCTGAAGCGCTGCCCTCCCGGCTTCGCGCCTGGCATCCAGAACACGCACTACACCCTGGAGAACAGCGTGGAGCCCATCGCGCcccacctctgcctgccctgccacccctcCTGCGCCACCTGCACGGGGCCCGGCCCCAACCAGTGCCTGACCTGCCCCGCGCACTCCCACTTCAGCAGCCTGGACTTCTCCTGCTCCCACCAGACGCAGAGCAGCCGCGCGTCCCCTGCCCTGGCGACCAGCGAGGGGCTGGCTGAGGCCCCCCCTCCAGCCAACCTGCCCATCCTCATCGCCAGCCTCAGCTGTGTCCTCATCGTCGTCATCTTCGTCACCATCTTCCTGGTGCTGCAGGCACGCTCAGGCTTCAGCCTGCGGGGCGTGAAGGTCTACGCCCTGGACAGCGGGATCATCTCCTACAAGGGGCTCCCCTCCGACatctggcaggaggagggccCCTCCGAGTCGGACGGTGAGGAGTACGAGGCCCACAGCGAGAGGACTGCCTTCATCAGAGACCAAAGTGCCCTTTGA
- the FURIN gene encoding furin isoform X2 → MEPTDPKFPQQWYLYNTNQRDLNVRQAWEQGYTGKGIVVSILDDGIEKNHPDLEGNYDPGASFDVNDQDPDPQPRYTQMNDNRHGTRCAGEVAAVANNGICGVGVAYNARIGGVRMLDGEVTDAVEAHSLGLNPNHIHIYSASWGPEDDGKTVDGPARLAEEAFFRGVSQGRGGLGSIFVWASGNGGREHDSCNCDGYTNSIYTLSISSTTQYGNVPWYSEACSSTLATTYSSGNQNEKQIVTTDLRQKCTESHTGTSASAPLAAGIIALALEANKNLTWRDMQHLVVQTSKPAHLNANDWVTNGVGRKVSHSYGYGLLDAGAMVSLAKNWTTVGPQRKCVIDVLTEPKDIGKHVEVRRKVDACLGKANYISRLEHVQARLTLSYNRRGDLAIHLVSPMGTRSTLLAARPHDFSADGFNDWAFMTTHSWDEDPSGEWVLEIENTSDANNYGTLTKFTLVLYGTATDSPSLSNQLESSGCKTLTPSQTCVVCEEGYYLHQKSCLKRCPPGFAPGIQNTHYTLENSVEPIAPHLCLPCHPSCATCTGPGPNQCLTCPAHSHFSSLDFSCSHQTQSSRASPALATSEGLAEAPPPANLPILIASLSCVLIVVIFVTIFLVLQARSGFSLRGVKVYALDSGIISYKGLPSDIWQEEGPSESDGEEYEAHSERTAFIRDQSAL, encoded by the exons ATGGAGCCCACGGACCCCAAGTTCCCACAGCAGTGGTACCTG TACAACACGAACCAGCGGGACCTGAATGTGCGTCAGGCCTGGGAGCAGGGCTACACGGGCAAGGGCATTGTGGTTTCCATCCTGGATGATGGCATCGAGAAGAACCACCCAGACCTGGAGGGCAACTAC GACCCAGGGGCGAGCTTTGATGTCAACGACCAGGACCCAGACCCGCAGCCCCGTTACACGCAGATGAACGACAACAG ACACGGCACGCGCTGTGCTGGGGAAGTCGCTGCCGTGGCAAACAACGGGATCTGCGGCGTCGGCGTGGCTTACAACGCCAGGATCGGAG GCGTGCGCATGCTGGATGGGGAGGTGACTGATGCTGTGGAGGCCCATTCCCTAGGCCTCAATCCCAACCACATCCACATCTACAGTGCCAGCTGGGGCCCCGAGGACGACGGCAAGACTGTggacggcccggcccggctggCAGAGGAGGCTTTCTTCCGAGGGGTCAGCCAG GGCCGAGGGGGGCTGGGCTCCATCTTCGTCTGGGCGTCCGGGAACGGGGGCCGCGAGCACGACAGCTGCAACTGTGACGGTTACACCAACAGCATCTACACGCTGTCCATCAGCAGCACCACGCAGTACGGTAACGTGCCCTGGTACAGCGAGGCCTGCTCCTCCACCCTCGCCACCACCTACAGCAGCGGCAACCAGAACGAGAAGCAGATA GTGACGACTGACCTCAGACAGAAATGCACCGAGTCGCACACGGGGACGTCGGCCTCGGCGCCCCTGGCCGCTGGCATCATCGCCCTCGCCCTGGAAGCCAA CAAGAACCTGACCTGGCGGGACATGCAGCACCTGGTGGTGCAGACGTCGAAGCCGGCTCACCTCAACGCCAACGACTGGGTCACCAACGGTGTTGGCCGTAAAG TCAGCCACTCCTATGGCTACGGCCTGCTGGACGCTGGGGCCATGGTGAGCCTGGCCAAGAACTGGACCACGGTGGGACCTCAGAGGAAGTGCGTCATCGATGTCCTCACGGAGCCGAA GGACATCGGGAAGCACGTGGAGGTGCGGCGGAAGGTGGACGCCTGCCTGGGGAAGGCCAACTACATCAGCCGGCTGGAGCACGTGCAGGCCAGGCTGACGCTGTCCTACAACCGGCGAGGGGACTTGGCCATCCACCTCGTCAGTCCCATGGGCACCCGCTCCACCCTCCTGGCCGCCAG GCCCCACGACTTCTCGGCCGACGGCTTCAACGACTGGGCCTTCATGACAACGCACTCGTGGGACGAGGACCCCTCCGGGGAATGGGTGCTGGAGATTGAGAACACCAGCGATGCCAACAACTACG GCACGCTGACCAAGTTCACGCTCGTGCTGTACGGGACGGCCACCGActcccccagcctctccaaCCAGCTGGAGAGCAGCGGCTGCAAGACCCTGACCCCCAGCCAGACCTGCGTGG TCTGCGAGGAGGGGTACTACCTGCACCAGAAGAGCTGCCTGAAGCGCTGCCCTCCCGGCTTCGCGCCTGGCATCCAGAACACGCACTACACCCTGGAGAACAGCGTGGAGCCCATCGCGCcccacctctgcctgccctgccacccctcCTGCGCCACCTGCACGGGGCCCGGCCCCAACCAGTGCCTGACCTGCCCCGCGCACTCCCACTTCAGCAGCCTGGACTTCTCCTGCTCCCACCAGACGCAGAGCAGCCGCGCGTCCCCTGCCCTGGCGACCAGCGAGGGGCTGGCTGAGGCCCCCCCTCCAGCCAACCTGCCCATCCTCATCGCCAGCCTCAGCTGTGTCCTCATCGTCGTCATCTTCGTCACCATCTTCCTGGTGCTGCAGGCACGCTCAGGCTTCAGCCTGCGGGGCGTGAAGGTCTACGCCCTGGACAGCGGGATCATCTCCTACAAGGGGCTCCCCTCCGACatctggcaggaggagggccCCTCCGAGTCGGACGGTGAGGAGTACGAGGCCCACAGCGAGAGGACTGCCTTCATCAGAGACCAAAGTGCCCTTTGA
- the FES gene encoding tyrosine-protein kinase Fes/Fps isoform X1, whose product MGFGPELWCPQGHSALLRLQDSELRLLELMKKWMSQRAKSDREYAGMLHHMFSQLEKQESSGLLRAGDHGGQIGESWWVLANRTEALSQILRRHAEELAAGPLAKLSLLIRDKQQLRKAFSEQWQQLSQEYTRTTQQEMEKLKAQYRSLARDSAQAKRKYQEASKDKERDKAKEKYVRSLWKLYALHNQYVLAVQAATLHHQHHYQRALPSLHQSLYSLQQEMVLVLKAILREYYSISSLVQEDVLAVHQEIASAIQAIDPATEYSSFIQSHRYCSEVPPAVSFDESLLEETESLAPGQLQLNELTVESVQHSLTSVEEELAATTEAVSSKEQRVRELQAEIQGEEQGRSPGERVHLLGKRQGLQEAQQQLEGCLCARAKLQAQRDLLAGKLAELGTGEPLPALPLQEDQQSVSSVEQERSGATALETLKNHISGIFSPKYLLPPPVPLIPEVQKPLCQQVWYHGAIPRSEVQELLSCSGDFLVRESQGKQEYVLSVLWDGQPRHFIIQAADNMYRLEGEGFPTIPLLIEHLLQSQQPITRKSGIVLARAVPKDKWVLNHEDVLLGDRIGRGNFGEVFSGRLRADNTPVAVKSCRETLPPELKAKFLQEARILKQYNHPNIVRLIGVCTQKQPIYIVMELVQGGDFLSFLRSEGPHLRVKELIKMTENAAAGMEYLESKHCIHRDLAARNCLVTEKNILKISDFGMSREEEDGVYASTGGMKQIPVKWTAPEALNYGRYTSESDVWSFGILLWEAFSLGAIPYTNLSNQQTREAVEQGVRLDPPEQCPEEVYRLMQRCWEYDPRKRPSFGTIHQDLIAIRKRHR is encoded by the exons ATGGGCTTCGGGCCGGAGCTGTGGTGCCCGCAGGGGCACAGCGCGCTGCTGCGGCTGCAGGACAGCGAGCTGCGCCTCCTGGAGCTGATGAAGAAGTGGATGTCGCAGCGCGCCAAGAGCGACCGGGAGTACGCGGGGATGCTCCACCACATGTTCTCCcagctggagaagcaggagagCAGCGGGCTGCTCCGCGCCGGCGACCACGGCGGCCAGATCGGGGAG TCCTGGTGGGTGCTGGCGAACCGGACGGAGGCACTGAGCCAGATCCTGCGGCGGCACGCGGAGGAGCTGGCAGCGGGGCCGCTGGCCAAGCTGAGCCTGCTCATCCGCGACAAGCAGCAGCTCCGCAAGGCCTTCAGcgagcagtggcagcagctcagccaggaGTACACCCGG ACAACgcagcaggagatggagaagCTGAAGGCGCAGTACCGTAGCCTGGCGCGCGACAGTGCCCAGGCCAAGCGCAAGTACCAGGAGGCCAGCAAAG ACAAGGAGCGAGACAAGGCGAAGGAGAAGTACGTGCGCAGCCTCTGGAAGCTCTATGCCCTGCACAACCAGTACGTGCTGGCCGTGCAGGCGGCCACGCTCCACCACCAACACCACTACCAGCGGGCGCTGCCCAGCCTCCACCAGTCCCTCtacagcctgcagcaggagatGGTCCTTGTCCT GAAGGCGATCCTCAGGGAGTACTACAGCATCAGCAGCCTGGTGCAGGAGGATGTGCTGGCCGTGCACCAGGAGATTGCCAGTGCCATCCAGGCCATCGACCCGGCCACCGAATACAGCAGCTTCATCCAGAGCCACAG GTACTGCTCTGAGGTGCCGCCAGCCGTGTCCTTTGACGAGAGCTTGCTGGAGGAGACGGAGAGCCTGGCGCCggggcagctgcagctgaacGAACTGACCGTCGAGAGCGTCCAGCACTC CCTGACGTCGGTCGAGGAGGAGCTGGCGGCCACCACGGAGGCCGTGAGCAGCAAGGAGCAGCGGGTGCGGGAGCTGCAGGCGGAGATCCAGGGCGAGGAGCAGGGCCGGAGCCCCGGGGAGCG GGTGCACTTGCTGGGCAAgcggcaggggctgcaggaggcgCAGCAGCAGCTCGAGGGCTGCCTCTGCGCCCGGGCCAAGCTGCAGGCGCAGCGGGACCTGCTGGCCGggaagctggcagagctgggcaccggggagcccctgcccgccctgcctcTGCAGGAGGACCAGCAGTCGGTCTCCTCCGTG GAGCAGGAGCGGAGCGGGGCCACCGCGCTGGAGACCCTCAAGAACCACATCTCGGGCATCTTCAGCCCCAAGTACTTG CTGCCGCCCCCCGTGCCCCTGATCCCGGAGGTGCAGAAGCCGCTGTGCCAGCAGGTCTGGTACCACGGGGCCATCCCGCGCTCGGaggtgcaggagctgctgagctgcagcgGGGACTTCCTGGTGCGAGAGAGCCAGGGCAAGCAGGAGTACGTGCTCAGCGTGCTGTGGGACGGGCAGCCCCGGCACTTCATCATCCAGGCTGCCGAC AACATGTACCGGCTGGAGGGGGAAGGCTTCCCCACCATCCCACTGCTCATTGAGCAcctcctgcagagccagcagcccaTCACCCGGAAGAGCGGGATCGTCCTGGCCCGGGCTGTGCCCAAG GACAAATGGGTGCTCAACCACGAAGATGTGCTGCTGGGAGACCGCATCGGCCGG GGTAACTTTGGGGAGGTGTTCAGCGGCCGCCTGCGCGCTGACAACACCCCCGTGGCCGTGAAATCCTGCCGAGAAACCCTCCCGCCCGAGCTCAAGGCCAAGTTTCTGCAGGAAGCCAG GATCCTCAAGCAGTACAACCACCCAAACATCGTCCGGCTCATTGGTGTCTGCACCCAGAAGCAGCCCATTTACATCGTCATGGAGCTTGTGCAGG GGGGGGACTTCCTGAGCTTCCTGCGCAGCGAGGGGCCCCACCTGCGGGTGAAGGAGCTGATCAAGATGACGGAGAATGCTGCTGCCGGCATGGAGTACCTGGAGAGCAAGCACTGCATCCATAG GGACCTGGCCGCTCGCAACTGCCTGGTGACAGAGAAGAACATCCTGAAGATCAGTGACTTCGGGATGtcgcgggaggaggaggatggtgtCTACGCCTCCACGGGGGGGATGAAGCAGATCCCCGTCAAGTGGACCGCCCCCGAAGCACTCAATTATG gccGATACACCTCCGAGAGTGATGTCTGGAGCTTCGGGATCCTGCTGTGGGAAGCCTTCAGCCTGGGCGCCATCCCCTACACCAACCTCAGCAACCAGCAGACGCGAGAGGCGGTGGAGCAGG GCGTGCGGCTGGACCCCCCTGAGCAGTGCCCCGAGGAGGTGTACCGGCTGATGCAGCGGTGCTGGGAGTACGACCCCCGCAAGCGGCCCAGCTTCGGCACCATCCACCAGGACCTCATCGCCATCCGCAAGAGGCACCGGTGA